One Pan paniscus chromosome 16, NHGRI_mPanPan1-v2.0_pri, whole genome shotgun sequence DNA segment encodes these proteins:
- the MTMR10 gene encoding myotubularin-related protein 10 isoform X2: MISTCLPEYIVVPSSLADQDLKIFSHSFVGRRMPLWCWSHSNGSALVRMALIKDVLQQRKIDQRICNAITKSHPQRSDVYKSDLDKTLPNIQEVQAAFVKLKQLCVNEPFEETEEKWLSSLENTRWLEYVRAFLKHSAELVYMLESKHLSVVLQEEEGRDLSCCVASLVQVMLDPYFRTITGFQSLIQKEWVMAGYQFLDRCNHLKRSEKESPLFLLFLDATWQLLEQYPAAFEFSETYLAVLYDSTRISLFGTFLFNSPHQRVKQSTEFAISKNIQLGDEKGLKFPSVWDWSLQFTAKDRTLFHNPFYIGKSTPCIQNGSVKSFKRTKKSYSSTLRGMPSALKNGIISDQELLPRRNSLILKPKPDPAQQTDSQNSDTEQYFREWFSKPANLHGVILPRVSGTHIKLWKLCYFRWVPEAQISLGGSITAFHKLSLLADEVDVLSRMLRQQRSGPLEACYGELGQSRMYFNASGPHHTDTSRTPEFLSSSFPFSPVGNLCRRSILGTPLSKFLSGAKIWLSTETLANED, encoded by the exons ATGATATCCACTTG ccTTCCAGAATACATTGTAGTGCCAAGTTCTTTAGCAGACCAAGATCTAAAgatcttttcccattcttttgtTGGGAGAAGGATGCCA CTCTGGTGCTGGAGCCACTCTAACGGCAGTGCTCTTGTGCGAATGGCCCTCATCAAAGACGTGCTGCAGCAGAGGAAGATTGACCAGAG gATTTGTAATGCAATAACTAAAAGTCACCCACAGAGAAGTGATGTTTACAAATCAGATTTGGATAAGACCTTGCCTAATATTCAAGAAGTACAGGCAGCATTTGTAAAACTGAAGCAGCTATGCGTTAATG AGCCTTTTGAAGAAACTGAAGAGAAATGGTTATCTTCACTGGAAAATACTCGATGGTTAGAATATGTAAG gGCATTCCTTAAGCATTCAGCAGAACTTGTATACATGCTAGAAAGCAAACATCTCTCTGTAGTCCTACAAG aggaggaaggaagagacttGAGCTGTTGTGTAGCTTCTCTTGTTCAAGTGATGCTGGATCCCTATTTTAGGACAATTACTGGATTTCAGAGTCTGATACAGAAGGAGTGGGTCATGGCAGGATATCAGTTTCTAGACAGATGCAACCATCTAAAGAGATCAGAGAAAGAG TCTCCTTTATTTTTGCTATTCTTGGATGCCACCTGGCAGCTGTTAGAACAATATCCTGCAGCTTTTGAGTTCTCCGAAACCTACCTGGCAGTGTTGTATGACAGCACCCGGATCTCACTGTTTGGCACCTTCCTGTTCAACTCCCCTCACCAGCGAGTGAAGCAAAGCACG gaATTTGCTATAAGCAAAAATATCCAATTGGGTGATGAGAAGGGCTTAAAATTCCCCTCTGTTTGGGACTGGTCTCTCCAGTTTACAGCAAAGGATCGCACCCTTTTCCATAACCCCTTCTACATTGGAAAGAGCACACCTTGTATACAGAATGGCTCCGTGAAGTCTTTTAAACGGACAAAG AAAAGCTACAGCTCCACACTAAGAGGAATGCCGTCTGCCTtaaagaatggaatcatcagtGACCAAGAATTACTTCCAAGGAGAAATTCATTGATATTAAAACCAAAACCAGATCCAGCTCAGCAAACCGACAGCCAGAACAGTGATACGGAGCAGTATTTTAGAGAATGGTTTTCCAAACCCGCCAACCTGCACGGTGTTATTCTGCCACGTGTTTCTGGAACACACATAAAACTGTGGAAACTGTGCTACTTCCGCTGGGTTCCTGAGGCCCAGATCAGCCTGGGTGGCTCCATCACAGCCTTTCACAAGCTCTCCCTCCTGGCTGATGAAGTCGACGTGCTGAGCAGGATGCTGCGGCAACAGCGCAGTGGCCCCCTGGAGGCCTGCTATGGGGAGCTGGGCCAGAGCAGGATGTACTTCAACGCCAGCGGCCCTCACCACACCGACACCTCGAGGACACCGGAGTTTCTCTCctcctcatttccattttctcctgTAGGGAATCTGTGCAGACGAAGCATTTTAGGAACACCATTAAGCAAATTTTTAAGTGGGGCCAAAATATGGTTGTCTACTGAGACATTAGCAAATGAAGACTAA